Within Nocardioides rotundus, the genomic segment GTCAGCCGGATCAGGGATCCGGATACGCGATCGGTGGCGGCGGTTGCACCTTGCCCCGCGACCTCGACGAACTCGCTGAGCGTGAGTTGCGGGACAACTACCAGGAGTCGAGGCGACGCGGCTGGATCGAGATCGCCGCTGCCTGACCCGTCAGGGCGCTCCGGTCGACAGCCGTCGGCCGGAGCGCTTTGCTGTCCGGCTCGACGTTATGGGTGAAGCGAGAGGGGCGAGGTCGCCGAATCGTCTGCCTAGGTGTGGATCAAGGACCCGGTTCGCCTGCCGCTGTGTCGGTGGTCCGTGGCATACCTTGTTGTCATGGCGGACGGAAGCGGCATCGAGTGGACGGAAGCCACGTGGAACCCCACGACTGGCTGCGACCGAATCAGCCCAGGCTGCGACAACTGCTACGCCCTCACGCTGGCGAAGCGGCTGAAGGCTATGGGTAACCCGAAGTACCAGGAGGATGGTCACCCTCGCACGAGCGGTCCTGGATTCGCGATCAGCGAGCACCCCTCAGCGCTCGACATTCCGCGACGGTGGTCGTCACCGCGAGTGATCTTCGTGAACAGCATGTCCGACCTGTTTCACGCTCGCGTGTCGTCGTCGTTCATCCGCGACGTCTTCCAGGTGATGGAAGAGACGCCCCGGCACACATACCAGCTGCTCACCAAGCGGCCTCGACGGGCGGCGCGCATGGCGGAGGAGCTTCCGTGGCCCAGCAACGTCTGGCTGGGTGTCAGCGTCGAGACGTCGGACCAGCTGTGGCGGCTCGATGACCTGCGCCGGGTGCATGCCGCGACCCGGTTCGTGTCGGCAGAGCCGTTGCTAGGGTCGCTCGCCGGGTTGGATCTCACCGACATGCACTGGCTGATCGCGGGCGGCGAGAGCGGGCCGAATCACCGTCCGCTGGACCCGGCATGGGTGCGCGAGCTCCGCGACGAGTGCCGTGACCAGGGTGTCGCATTCTTCTTCAAGCAGTGGGGCGGACGTACGCCGAAGAGCAACGGGCGCGAGCTCGACGGGCGCCAATGGGACGAGATGCCGGAGCTTACGCGGGCGTGATCAGGAGGTTGTAGAGGTCCTCCTGCTCGACGCCCTTGGGGTCGGTGATGGTCTTCTGGGCCGCTCGCGCCTTGTTGATCGCGGCGCGCAGGTGCGTCCCGCGTACAACGCCAACTAGGTCCTCGCCGAGGATCTCGTCAACCCGGTCGATGATCTTGAACGCTTGCCCCTTGGCTAGCTCGGCGATCAGCCGCTCCGTGAGCGTGTCGACCCACTGCTCCTTCAGCTTCTTCTCTTCGGCCTTCCACGTCGTCTCCCAGTCGGCGGCCGAGCCGAAGAGGTCGTCCTCAGCGTCCTGCTCGGCGTTGTACTTTCGCCAGTGCTCCAGGCCCTTCGACGCGGACTCGCCGAACGTCACCATGCCGTAAATCGTCCGGGTGGCGAACACGAGGTAGTACACCGGCTTCAGGTGGGCGCGCGGCTTGACGTCGATGATCCAGGTCCCGAGCGCGCCGGAGTGCTCGCGGAGTTTCTCGGCGTACCCTTCGACCACGGCCAGCTCGGCTGCCATCTTCTGGTCCTCCGACGCGGCCTTGGTGGGGCACTTCTCGAGCCAGGCCGCCCGCCACCACGCCCCACCGCACACCGCATCCATGCGCTTGAGCGACGTCTCGTTGGGCGTCGCGCTGTACAGCAACCCCGCGACTCGGCGCAGGCCAGCCGTCAGGTTGATAAGAACCTCCGTCGCAGGCGTGCCGAGACCGCTGGGCCGGTCGAAGATGATGGCGACCTCGTCCATCGGGATGGGCAGGCCGCACGGGTCGAGGTAGACGAAGACCGGAATGTCCTTGACCGCTTCCAACAGCACCGGCAGGTGCTTGGAGATGTCGTCGTCGGTGATCGTGTACACGACGCCGTCGCCGTCCGCCTCGGCAACCTCACGCAGCTTTGCCACGGTCTTTGGGTCGTCCTCCACGAAGTGGCACTCCACCTGGCGCGGGCTCCTGAAGGCCGCGAGCTTCTTGGCCTTCCGCAGCAGCATCGCCCCGGAGCCTTCCGCCCCGTCCTCGTAGCGGCCCGGCCCGGCGTACCCGTCAATGAAGGCCACGCGGTTGTCCTTCGACGTGCTGCCGGTCTTGCTGGCGAACGGCGTGGCGTAGCTGTTGATGATGGCGTGCTTCAGCACCGCCGCCGCCTGCTTGTTGTTGTGGAAGTTGCTGGTGTCGCTGGACAAACGGGCGACCCCTGAGAGATCCGCATCGAGGCAACAGGCTAGGTGACCGGAGACACGCTCACGTGGATCTAGCGGAGGTCTGCTGCACGATCCGGTGTCAGATTGACCTGCCCTACCGCCGCGACGACCGGCCGACCCCGCCACCCCTGCCGTCTGAGCCCCTGCGCGAAGAATCATCCTTTGGGTCGCGCAACCCCCCTCCGCCAAAGTCTTTCTACTTTCGGAGGGGCGCAGCCTCATGTGGTCGTGACCTGCACAAACGTCGGCTGGGATCAGCAACCATCGTGACGATGCCCGGGAGCAGCTCGGCCGGCTGACCCTGACCAGCTGCGCGCTGCCGTGAATCCGTCGGTGGTCGCGGTTCTCTTCGAGCCCATCCAGGGGGAAGGCGGAGTCGTGCTTCCTCCGGACGGCTTCCTGCGCCAACTCCGCGACCTGTGCACCGAGCAGAACGTGCTGATGATCGCCGACGAGATCCAGTCCGGTCTCGCGCGCACCGGCCGTACGTTCGCATGTGACCACGAGGACGTGGTGCCAGACGTCTACGTGCTCGGCAAGGCTCTCGGCGGCGGACTCTACCCGGTCTCGGCCGTGGCAGCAGACCAAGACGTTCTCGGTGTGATCACGCCCGGAACCCCACGGCTCCACGTTCGGTGGCAACCCGCTGGCCGCCGCCATCGGCCTCCAGGTCGTCGAGCTGCTCAACTCCGGAGAATTCCAGGAACGCGCCCGCCAGATCGGCAGCCGCCTCACCGAAGGTCTCGACAGGCTTGTCGGGCACGGGGTGGTTGCCGCCCGCGTGCGCGGAGCATGGGCTGGAGTCGACATCGATCCCGCGCTCATGAGCGGTCGTCGCGTCTGCGAGGAACTGCAGGCCGAAGGCATCCTCGCGAAGGACACCCACGGATCGACGGTCCGCTTCGCGCCCCCACTGGTCGCCAGCGACGAAGACATCGACCTGCTGATCGACGCGCTGGCAAGAGTCCTGGCCGCCGCCAGCACCTCGTGACCACGAGCCTCCGAAGTCCGCCCGACCGCCGACGGGCCGCATGCGTTGGCACCGCACGCGACGAAGGCGCCGGCCCTTTGCGCGTCGCAGCCGTGACGACGATGTCATCGTCTCGACAGGAAGCGCCGACCATGCGGGCAACGGCGCTGCGCGGTCATCGACCCCCGGCCCGGGCGAGTGCGAGCCAGGTGTCGACGACGGTGTCGGGGTTGAGCGACATCGACGCGATGCCCTGGGCGAGCAGCCATTCGGCGAGGTCGGGGTGGTCACTGGGGCCTTGGCCGCAGATGCCGACGTACTTGTCGGCGTCGCGGCATGCCTGGATGGCGCGGTCGAGCATGAAGAGTACGGCGGGGTCGCGTTCGTCGAAGGAGCCGGCGACGAGCGCGGAGTCGCGGTCGAGGCCCAGCGTCAGCTGGGTCATGTCGTTGGAGCCGATCGAGAAGCCGTCGAAGCGCTCGAGGAACTGCTCGGCCAGGATGGCGTTGGAAGGGACCTCGCACATCATGATGACCTCGAGGTCGTTCTCGCCGCGGACCAGGCCGTGCTGGGCGAGCAGGGATATCACGCCGTCGGCCTCGGCGAGGGTGCGCACGAACGGGATCATGATCTTGACGTTGGTCAGGCCCATGTGGTCGCGCACGAACTTCAGTGCCTCGGCTTCCATGGCGAAGCAGTCCGCGAAGTCCTCCGACAGGTACCGCGAGGCGCCGCGGTAACCGATCATCGGGTTCTCCTCGTCGGGCTCGTAGAGCTCACCGCCGACGAGGTTGGCGTACTCGTTGGACTTGAAGTCGCTCATGCGGACGATGACGGGTTCGGGGGCGAAGGCCGCGGCGAGCATGGCTACGCCTTCGGCGACGCGTTGCACGAAGTAGTCGCGTGGGCTCGGGTAGGCCTTGATGGTCTCGGCGATCTGGGAGCGCAGGGGCTCGTCGAGGGTCGCGTGGCCGAGCAGGGCCTTGGGGTGGATGCCGATCTGTCGGTTGATGATGAACTCGAGCCGGGCGAGGCCGACGCCGGCATGGGGGAGCTGTGCGAAGGCGAACGCCTGCTCGGGGGTCCCGACGTTCATCATGATCTTGGTGGGGATGTCGGGCATGGAGGCCAGCTCGGTCTCCTCGACGGTGAAGGCGAGCCGGCCGTCGTAGACCAGCCCGGTGTCGCCCTCGGCGCACGAGACGGTCACCTCGCGTCCGTCGGCGAGCTCGCCGGTGGCGTCACCGGTGCCGACGACGGCGGGGATGCCCAGCTCGCGGGCGATGATCGCGGCGTGGCAGGTGCGTCCGCCGCGGTTGGTGATGATCGCGGCGGCCCGCTTCATGATCGGCTCCCAGTCGGGGTCGGTCATGTCGGCGACCAGGACCTCGCCGGGGCGGAAGTCGTGCATCTGGTCGATCGAGGTCATGACACGTACGGCGCCGGCCCCGATCTTCTGGCCGATCGCGCGGCCCTCGATGATGACCGTGCCCTGGTCGGTCATCCGGAACCGCTGCTGCACCCCTGCTCGCGACATCACGGTCTCGGGGCGGGCCTGGAGGATGTAGAGCTGTCCGTCGAGGCCGTCCTTGCCCCACTCGATGTCCATCGGACGGCCGTAGTGCTCCTCGATGGTGAGCGCGTGCCGGGCGAGCTCCTCCACGTCGGCGTCGGTGAGGCTGAGCAGCCCGCGCTCGGCCGGGTCGGTGTCGACGAAGGCGGTGCTCCTGCCCACCGAGGGGTCGGCCGTGTAGACCATCTTGGTGGCCTTCGACCCCACCCCGCGCTTGAGGATCGCGGGACGGCCGGCGCGCAGTGCCGGCTTGTAGACGTAGAACTCGTCGGGGTTCACCGCGCCCTGGACGACGGCCTCGCCGAGTCCGTAGGAGGAGGTCACGAACACCGCGTCGTCGAAACCGGACTCGGTGTCCATCGTGAACATCACCCCCGACGCCCCGATGTCGGAGCGCACCATCTGCTGCACGCCTGCCGAGAGCGCGACGCTGTCGTGGTCGAAGTCATGATGCACGCGGTAGGCGATGGCCCGGTCGTTGTAGAGAGAGGCGAAGACCTCGCGGATCGCCTGGAGCACGCCATCGATGCCGGTGATGTTGAGGAAGGTCTCCTGCTGGCCGGCGAAGGAGGCGTCGGGAAGGTCCTCCGCGGTGGCGCTGGAGCGTACGGCGAACGAGACGCCCTTGCGCCCGTGCAGCAGGGTCTCGTAAGCAGCACGGATGTCGGCCTCGAGGTCCTCCGGAAACGGCCGGTTGGCGACGGACTCCCGAAGCGACCTGCCGACGCGGGCGAGCTGTTGGGTGTCGTCGGTGTCGAGATCCTTGAGCGCGTGGGAGATCTCCTCGGCCAGGCCGGTGTCGCCGATGAAGCGTCGGAACGCATCTGCAGTGGTGGCGAATCCGTCCGGGACGTTGACGCCCAGCGACGCGAGGTTGCTGACCATCTCACCCAGGGACGCGTTCTTGCCGCCGACCTGCTCGAGGTCGCCCAGGCCCAGCTCGGCGAAGGGGCGGACGTTGGGGGACTCGCTCATGGACGGCTCCTCGGGGTGGACCTGGGCGGGGTAGGGACGTGCGGGGGTACGGGCGACGGAGTGGGTAGCGAGTTCATCGTCTTGAGTCGCTGCAAGATGATGGTCGAGATCTCCTCCACCGACTTGGTCGAGGAGTCGACGACCGGCAAGCCGTGGCGCTGGAACATCTCGGCGGTGCGGCGCAGCTCGAAGGTGCACTGCTCGAGCGATGCGTAGCGGGAGTCGGGGCGACGTTCCTGGCGCACCGCGGCGAGCCGCTGGGGGCTGGTGATCAGGCCGAAGCACCGCTCGCGCAGGTGTCGGACAGGGCGGGGCAGCTCGGGGTGGTCGAGGTCGTCGTCGACGATCGGGTAGTTGGCCACGAACAGGCCGTGCTGCAGGGCGAGGTACATCGAGGTGGGGGTCTTGCCGCAGCGTGAGGGCGCCACCAGGATCACGTCGGCCTTCTCCAGGCCACGCACCCGCTGGCCGTCGTCGTGCTCGATGGTGTACTCGATGGCCTGCATCCGGCTGTTGTAGCGCTGGATGTCACCCACGCCGTGCAGCCGGGCGGGCAGTCGTACCCCGCGGGTCTGCAGGATCGACTCCACCGAGCCCATGTGCAGGTCGAAGAAGTCGATGACCGGGCAGCGGGTGCGCCGCAGCTCGAGGCGTACCGCGTCGCTGGCGGCGGTGGTGAACACCAGTGGGGTGCGGGGGCTCTCGTCCATGGCGCGGTCGAGGCGGGCCACGACATCACGTGCCTCCTCGACCGTGGAGATGAACGGGATCACGGTGCGGTCGAAGCGCAGGTCGGGGAACTGGATGAGCAGCGCGTTGCCCATGGTCTCGGCGCTGATCCCGGTGCTGTCGGAGAGGAAGAACACCGGCACCACGTCGCTCGCTGATCCGTGGTGCATCTCCTCGGCCGTCCTCACGCCGGGGGCAGGGGATGGTCGGTGCCGACGAGCAGGACGTGCAGGGTCCGGGGCCCGTGCACGCCCTCGACCCGCTCCAGCTCGATGTCGCTGGTGGCTGAGGGGCCACTGATCCAGGTCAGGGGCCGGCCGGCGTCGATGGCGTCGCGGAGCGGCGCGATGGACTCGGGCACGTCGCCGACCAGCTGCGACTCGTGCACGACGCACACGTGCACGTCGGGCACCAGCGAGAGGGCGCGGCGGCCCTGGTCGGGGCCATGGTCGAGCACGATGGTGCCGGTGACGGCGATGCCCACCGCGGCCGCGGTGACGACCGCGTCGAACCGGTCAAGTTCGTCCGACGACAGGTCTCCCTGGTCGGCGACGACCTCGACGCCATCCAACGTGGCCACCCACTCGCGTGGCAGTCCGGGCGGTATGACGACGCGGGTGGCGAGGGAGAGAGCTGCAGCCACGGCCGCAGGGATGCCGTCGGGGGCGACCCGCTCGACGACGGCGCGGTAGTCCTCGACGCGTTCGGCGAAGGTTACCGCGATGTCGGGGAGCGGGGTGGTGGCGCCGTACTCTCGCTCCGGCGGCGGCGTCCGGTCGGCGCCCACCAAGGCGGCGGTGATCCGCGCGAGCATGTCGTCTCGGGTGCTCTGGACTGGTCTCATGGCTGGTCTCCCTTCTCGCGCTTCCACCAGGAGCGGAAGGACTCGGTGGGGGGTGTCGGTGCGTCGCGGGCGTCGCTCCAGGCCGAGAGCGGTCCGGGGAGGCGTCCGATGGTGTCCTTCTTGCCCAGGGCCCGGCCACTCAGCTCGGCGCCCTTCTGGGCCTTCTCCCAGCGGCGGTGGTCGGCGAACATCCAGGCGGCTCCCTTCATCGCGATCTGCTCGCCCGAGGGGATGCCGCCGCGGTGCTCGTCGACCACGCGGGTGCGGAGGTGGACGAGGAGCTCGGGGATCTCGATGTTGACGGGGCAGACGTCGCCGCAGGCGCCGCACAGCGACGAGGCGTAGGGCAGCGACTGGTCCACGTCGCTGGCGGTGCCGCGGAGCTGGGGGTTGAGAATGGCGCCGATCGGTCCGGGGTAGACCGATCCGTAGGAGTGGCCGCCGACGCGTTGGTAGACGGGGCAGACGTTGAGGCAGGCCGAGCAGCGGATGCAGCGCAGGGCCTGTCGGCCGACCCGGTCGGCCAGGGCGTCAGTACGTCCGTTGTCCAGCAGCACCACGTGCACGTCCTGAGGGCCGTCGCCGGGGGTGATGCCGGTCCAGGTGGAGGTGTAGGGATTCATCCGCTCGCCGGTGGAGCTGCGAGGCAGCAGCTGCATGAACACCTCGAGGTCCTCCAGCCTTGGCAGCACCTTCTCGATGCCGACGACGCTGATCAGGGTCTCGGGCAGGGTCAGGCACATCCGGCCGTTGCCTTCGGACTCGACCACGACGAGGGTGCCGGTCTCGGCGATCGCGAAGTTCGCCCCCGAGATGGCGACCTTGGCGCGCAGGAACTTCTCGCGCAGGTGCACGCGCGCGGCCTCGGCGAGCTCGCGAGGGTCGGAGGTGAGCCCTCCGGGGGGAGGGGTGCCGACCTGGCCCATCTCGCGGAGGAAGATCTCGCGGATCTCGGCTCGGTTGCGGTGGATGGCGGGGACCAGGATGTGGCTGGGCTTGTCGTGCCCGAGCTGGACGATGAGCTCCGCGAGGTCGGTCTCCCAGGCGTGGATGCCGGCTTCCTCGAGGGCTTCGTTGAGGCCGATCTCCTGGGTCGCCATGGACTTGACCTTGACGACCTCCTCGGCGCCCGTGGCCCGCACCAGGGAGGTGACGATCCGGTTGGCTTCCTCGGCGTCTGCCGCCCAGTGCACGGTGGCGCCGGCCCGGGTGAGGGACTCCTCGAGCTGGACCAGGTAGGTGTCGAGATGGGTCAGGACGTTGTCCTTGATCGCCGCTCCCGCCTGGCGGAGCTCCTCCCAGTTGTCCAGCTCCTCGACGACCCGGGCCCGCTTGCCGCGGATGGTGCCGGTCGCGTGCTGCAGGTTGCGGCGCTGCTGGGAGTTGCCCAGCGCCTCCTTGGCCGCGGTCTGGAACTTCGGCATCCCGATGAAGGTGCCGCTCATGCCGTCACCTCCTGGTCTGTCGTCTTGCGGTGTGCTGGTCCGGTGGCCGAGCCGGGCTGGTTGCCGAGCTCGTTGTCGACGGCGAAGTCGCGTTCGGTCGAGGCGAGCACCTCGGCCAGATGCATGACCCGGATGCCGGAGCGCTGCCGGGTGAGGAGTCCGCCGATGTGGGCCAGGCAGCTGTTGTCGCCGGCGACCAGCACCTCGGCGTGGGTCTCCCGCACGTGCTGGGCCTTGTCGGAGCCCATGGCCACCGAGGTGTCGGCGTTCTTCATCGCGAAGGTGCCGCCGAACCCGCAGCACTCCTCGGCCTCGGGCAGGTCGACGAGGTCGATGCCGCGAACCTCCCGCAACAGCCGCAGCGGCTTGTCGGCCACCCGCAGCATCCGCAGGGAGTGACAGGTGGGGTGGTAGGTGACGCGGTGCGGGAAGGTCGCCCCGACGTCGGTGACGCCGAGGACGTCGACAAGCAGCTCGCTGAACTCGTAGACCTTGCCGGCCGTCGTGGTGGCGCGGTCGGCGAGGGCGGGTTGACCGCAGCCGCGGGCCACGGTTGCGTGCTGGTGTCGCACGCTGCCCACGCAGGACCCGGAGGGGGCCACGACGGCGTCGTACACGTCGAAGACGTCGGCGAAGCGTTCCACCAGCGGCAGGGCCTCGCGGGCGTAGCCGGTGTTGGTGAACATCTGCCCACAACACGTCTGCTCCAGGGGGAACTCCACGGTGACGCCGAGGCGCTCGAGGACGGTGACGACCGCCTTGGGCGTCTCGGGCCACATCGTGTCGTTGAAGCAGGTGGCGAAGAGCGCTACACGCATGCCGCGGCCGGGAAGCGGGGCCTGCGGGGTCAGCGGGCTGGAGGTCATGGCGTTCACACCATCCAGGAGAGCACTGTGGACTGCAGTCCGACCAGCAGGCACAGCGCCAGCAGCAGGCCCAGGCTCCAGAAGATGAGCTTGCGGAAGATGTCGGACTCCCGCCCGGCCAGCCCGACCGCCGCGGCAGCGATGGTGAGGTTCTGGGGGCTGATCATCTTGCCCACCACCCCGCCGGAGGTGTTGGCCGCCACCATCAGGCTCGGGTCCAGGCCGGCCTTCTCCGCCGCGCTCTGCTGCAGCGTCGCGAACAGCGCGTTCGCGCTGGTGTCGGAACCGGTCACCGCGGTGCCCAGCCATCCCAGGATGGGGGAGAGGAACGCGAACGCGGCACCGGTGCCGGCGATCCAGTGACCCATCGTCACGGTCTGACCCGACAGGTTCATCACGTAGGCCAGGGCGAGCACGGAGGCGACGGTGAGGAACGCGAAACGCAGCGTCTTGACGGTCCCTAGGAACGTGGTTGCGATGCGCGCGGCCTTCACGCCCTGGACCAGCCCGACGATGATCGCGCAGATGACGAGCAGGGTGCCAGGCGACGACAGCCACTGCCACTTGTAGACGGTGGAGGCCGACTCCACAGCGCCGTGCAAGCCGGGCCACTCCACCAGGCGGTCGGTGCCGGCCAGGAAGTCGGTGACCGGGGTGACCAGCTTGGCGACGGAGAAGACCGCGATCACCAAGAGGTAGGGGAACAACGCCATCATGATGCGCCCCGGCGTGAGGAGCGCGGCGCGCTGCGCGACCAGGTCGATCTCCTTCTTCG encodes:
- a CDS encoding DUF5131 family protein, yielding MADGSGIEWTEATWNPTTGCDRISPGCDNCYALTLAKRLKAMGNPKYQEDGHPRTSGPGFAISEHPSALDIPRRWSSPRVIFVNSMSDLFHARVSSSFIRDVFQVMEETPRHTYQLLTKRPRRAARMAEELPWPSNVWLGVSVETSDQLWRLDDLRRVHAATRFVSAEPLLGSLAGLDLTDMHWLIAGGESGPNHRPLDPAWVRELRDECRDQGVAFFFKQWGGRTPKSNGRELDGRQWDEMPELTRA
- the tcmP gene encoding three-Cys-motif partner protein TcmP yields the protein MSSDTSNFHNNKQAAAVLKHAIINSYATPFASKTGSTSKDNRVAFIDGYAGPGRYEDGAEGSGAMLLRKAKKLAAFRSPRQVECHFVEDDPKTVAKLREVAEADGDGVVYTITDDDISKHLPVLLEAVKDIPVFVYLDPCGLPIPMDEVAIIFDRPSGLGTPATEVLINLTAGLRRVAGLLYSATPNETSLKRMDAVCGGAWWRAAWLEKCPTKAASEDQKMAAELAVVEGYAEKLREHSGALGTWIIDVKPRAHLKPVYYLVFATRTIYGMVTFGESASKGLEHWRKYNAEQDAEDDLFGSAADWETTWKAEEKKLKEQWVDTLTERLIAELAKGQAFKIIDRVDEILGEDLVGVVRGTHLRAAINKARAAQKTITDPKGVEQEDLYNLLITPA
- a CDS encoding aminotransferase class III-fold pyridoxal phosphate-dependent enzyme, producing the protein MGLQVVELLNSGEFQERARQIGSRLTEGLDRLVGHGVVAARVRGAWAGVDIDPALMSGRRVCEELQAEGILAKDTHGSTVRFAPPLVASDEDIDLLIDALARVLAAASTS
- the ppsA gene encoding phosphoenolpyruvate synthase → MSESPNVRPFAELGLGDLEQVGGKNASLGEMVSNLASLGVNVPDGFATTADAFRRFIGDTGLAEEISHALKDLDTDDTQQLARVGRSLRESVANRPFPEDLEADIRAAYETLLHGRKGVSFAVRSSATAEDLPDASFAGQQETFLNITGIDGVLQAIREVFASLYNDRAIAYRVHHDFDHDSVALSAGVQQMVRSDIGASGVMFTMDTESGFDDAVFVTSSYGLGEAVVQGAVNPDEFYVYKPALRAGRPAILKRGVGSKATKMVYTADPSVGRSTAFVDTDPAERGLLSLTDADVEELARHALTIEEHYGRPMDIEWGKDGLDGQLYILQARPETVMSRAGVQQRFRMTDQGTVIIEGRAIGQKIGAGAVRVMTSIDQMHDFRPGEVLVADMTDPDWEPIMKRAAAIITNRGGRTCHAAIIARELGIPAVVGTGDATGELADGREVTVSCAEGDTGLVYDGRLAFTVEETELASMPDIPTKIMMNVGTPEQAFAFAQLPHAGVGLARLEFIINRQIGIHPKALLGHATLDEPLRSQIAETIKAYPSPRDYFVQRVAEGVAMLAAAFAPEPVIVRMSDFKSNEYANLVGGELYEPDEENPMIGYRGASRYLSEDFADCFAMEAEALKFVRDHMGLTNVKIMIPFVRTLAEADGVISLLAQHGLVRGENDLEVIMMCEVPSNAILAEQFLERFDGFSIGSNDMTQLTLGLDRDSALVAGSFDERDPAVLFMLDRAIQACRDADKYVGICGQGPSDHPDLAEWLLAQGIASMSLNPDTVVDTWLALARAGGR
- a CDS encoding pyruvate, water dikinase regulatory protein, producing MRTAEEMHHGSASDVVPVFFLSDSTGISAETMGNALLIQFPDLRFDRTVIPFISTVEEARDVVARLDRAMDESPRTPLVFTTAASDAVRLELRRTRCPVIDFFDLHMGSVESILQTRGVRLPARLHGVGDIQRYNSRMQAIEYTIEHDDGQRVRGLEKADVILVAPSRCGKTPTSMYLALQHGLFVANYPIVDDDLDHPELPRPVRHLRERCFGLITSPQRLAAVRQERRPDSRYASLEQCTFELRRTAEMFQRHGLPVVDSSTKSVEEISTIILQRLKTMNSLPTPSPVPPHVPTPPRSTPRSRP
- a CDS encoding LutC/YkgG family protein codes for the protein MRPVQSTRDDMLARITAALVGADRTPPPEREYGATTPLPDIAVTFAERVEDYRAVVERVAPDGIPAAVAAALSLATRVVIPPGLPREWVATLDGVEVVADQGDLSSDELDRFDAVVTAAAVGIAVTGTIVLDHGPDQGRRALSLVPDVHVCVVHESQLVGDVPESIAPLRDAIDAGRPLTWISGPSATSDIELERVEGVHGPRTLHVLLVGTDHPLPPA
- a CDS encoding LutB/LldF family L-lactate oxidation iron-sulfur protein, translating into MSGTFIGMPKFQTAAKEALGNSQQRRNLQHATGTIRGKRARVVEELDNWEELRQAGAAIKDNVLTHLDTYLVQLEESLTRAGATVHWAADAEEANRIVTSLVRATGAEEVVKVKSMATQEIGLNEALEEAGIHAWETDLAELIVQLGHDKPSHILVPAIHRNRAEIREIFLREMGQVGTPPPGGLTSDPRELAEAARVHLREKFLRAKVAISGANFAIAETGTLVVVESEGNGRMCLTLPETLISVVGIEKVLPRLEDLEVFMQLLPRSSTGERMNPYTSTWTGITPGDGPQDVHVVLLDNGRTDALADRVGRQALRCIRCSACLNVCPVYQRVGGHSYGSVYPGPIGAILNPQLRGTASDVDQSLPYASSLCGACGDVCPVNIEIPELLVHLRTRVVDEHRGGIPSGEQIAMKGAAWMFADHRRWEKAQKGAELSGRALGKKDTIGRLPGPLSAWSDARDAPTPPTESFRSWWKREKGDQP
- a CDS encoding (Fe-S)-binding protein, yielding MTSSPLTPQAPLPGRGMRVALFATCFNDTMWPETPKAVVTVLERLGVTVEFPLEQTCCGQMFTNTGYAREALPLVERFADVFDVYDAVVAPSGSCVGSVRHQHATVARGCGQPALADRATTTAGKVYEFSELLVDVLGVTDVGATFPHRVTYHPTCHSLRMLRVADKPLRLLREVRGIDLVDLPEAEECCGFGGTFAMKNADTSVAMGSDKAQHVRETHAEVLVAGDNSCLAHIGGLLTRQRSGIRVMHLAEVLASTERDFAVDNELGNQPGSATGPAHRKTTDQEVTA